One Vespa crabro chromosome 1, iyVesCrab1.2, whole genome shotgun sequence genomic region harbors:
- the LOC124425671 gene encoding leucine-rich repeat transmembrane neuronal protein 2-like, which yields MKGSKLYVVLVLATTISFSFAELCVSEKQPGWYKCQGLSSLAELASLPDSVVGLKLEKSNISNIPSDAFSRFAGSLIELRITGCSLEKIEDDAFKSLDKLETLDLSNNRIVAIETSWIRGLSNLKELIVFKNQIRKIDPEFYGLLPKLELLDIAYNELVDCIAESNVKELTNLKLILIAGNPWSYRCRSEMTYMLKRSKVDWIKDWSVGDLLIEECLAHEPNAKTDDAILKKCVDRKSFESFGPILPNLEKKVEELSSKVEELKNEVNDLKKKS from the exons ATGAAAGGATCCAAGTTGTACGTGGTTCTTGTCTTAGCGACaacaatatcattttctttcgctGAACTTTGTGTTTCGGAGAAACAACCGGGATGGTACAAATGTCAAGGTCTTTCGAGTTTAGCAGaa TTGGCCTCGTTACCGGACTCCGTGGTTGGGCTTAAATTGGAGAAGTCTAACATCAGCAATATACCAAGCGACGCATTCTCAAGATTTGCCGGTAGTCTGATAGAATTGAGGATCACCGGATGTTCTCTCGAGAAGATAGAAGACGATGCATTCAAAAGCCTCGATAAACTGGAGACGCTCGACTTGTCGAACAATCGGATCGTAGCGATCGAGACATCCTGGATACGGGGATTGTCGAATTTGAAAGAATTGATCGTTTTCAAAAATCAAATTCGTAAGATCGATCCAGAGTTTTATGGTCTATTACCGAAACTCGAGTTACTCGATATAGCTTATAACGAATTGGTCGATTGTATTGCCGAATCGAACGTAAAGGAATTGACAAatttaaagttaatattaatagcggGCAATCCATGGTCTTATCGTTGTAGATCGGAAATGACTTATATGTTGAAACGTAGTAAAGTTGATTGGATAAAGGATTGGTCCGTTGGGGATCTTTTGATCGAGGAGTGTCTAGCGCACGAACCTAATGCCAAAACCGACGACGCGATCTTAAAGAAATGCGTCGATAGAAAATCATTCGAATCATTTGGTCCGATATTACCAAATTTGGAAAAGAAAGTAGAGGAATTGTCAAGTAAGGTCGAGGAATTGAAGAACGAGGTGAACGACCTTAAGAAAAAGTCTTAA